One window of Streptomyces sp. SUK 48 genomic DNA carries:
- a CDS encoding acetoacetate decarboxylase, translating to MQKEDVARLFTTPVDSPAYAPARYRFTNREYLNIYYRTDPEMVRRLVPEPLTVTDPIVRFEIMRMPDTTGLGDYTEAGQLIAVEHEGEKGEFNLAMYVDSVPAISSGREYSAYPKKSGSPTLYVDSDTLVGTLDYGTLRVATATMGYKHYAMDQAEARAQVCSPNFMVKTIPDYDGNLRVCDLVRTRITDVTVKSAYTAPARLELFAHAMAPLADLPVLEVVGASHILTDLTLSPVEPVFDYLTA from the coding sequence ATGCAAAAGGAAGACGTGGCCCGCCTCTTCACCACTCCGGTGGATTCCCCGGCCTACGCCCCCGCGCGGTACCGGTTCACCAACCGTGAATACCTCAATATCTACTACCGCACGGACCCCGAGATGGTGCGACGCCTCGTCCCGGAGCCATTGACGGTCACCGATCCGATCGTGCGCTTCGAGATCATGCGCATGCCCGACACCACCGGGCTGGGCGACTACACGGAGGCCGGCCAGCTGATCGCCGTGGAACACGAGGGCGAGAAGGGCGAGTTCAACCTCGCCATGTACGTGGACAGCGTGCCCGCGATCTCCAGCGGACGCGAGTACAGCGCGTACCCGAAGAAGTCCGGTTCCCCCACCCTCTACGTCGACTCCGACACGTTGGTCGGCACGCTGGACTACGGGACGCTGCGGGTGGCCACCGCGACCATGGGCTACAAGCACTACGCCATGGACCAGGCGGAGGCGCGCGCCCAGGTGTGCTCCCCGAATTTCATGGTCAAGACGATCCCGGACTACGACGGCAATCTGCGCGTCTGCGACCTGGTCCGCACCCGGATCACCGATGTCACCGTCAAGAGCGCGTACACCGCGCCCGCGCGCCTGGAGCTCTTCGCCCACGCCATGGCCCCGCTCGCGGACCTGCCCGTGCTGGAGGTCGTCGGCGCCAGCCACATCCTCACCGACCTGACGCTCAGCCCGGTCGAGCCGGTCTTCGACTACCTCACCGCCTGA
- a CDS encoding 3-hydroxyacyl-CoA dehydrogenase NAD-binding domain-containing protein — protein MSRTSEPALESYRRAAVIGGGVIGVSWAGLFLARGIDVVVNDPRPDIEDLVRTGLAEITPALAALGLPTENLAAGLTFEADLATAVADVDIVQENGPERLELKQRIWATVEAAAPAQALLASSTSSIPATAIAEGMRQPERLIVGHPFNPPHLVPLVEIVPGARTAPATVEEATAFYTALGKKPQVLREEVPGFVANRLQAALFRECVHLVAEGVVTEQQLDDVVTSSIGMRWAVAGPFRTFHLGGGPGGLPQFIDHLGRGMETGLWPLLGNPTFDDATVALLTEQAREAFGNESVERLAAERDRAQIALMRALGETPDAERARV, from the coding sequence ATGTCCCGCACCTCCGAGCCCGCACTGGAGTCCTACCGGCGTGCCGCCGTCATCGGCGGCGGCGTGATCGGCGTCTCCTGGGCCGGTCTCTTCCTCGCCCGCGGCATCGACGTCGTCGTCAACGACCCCCGTCCCGACATCGAGGACCTCGTCCGCACCGGCCTCGCGGAGATCACCCCCGCCCTGGCCGCGCTCGGCCTGCCGACCGAGAACCTGGCCGCCGGCCTCACCTTCGAGGCGGACCTCGCGACCGCCGTCGCCGACGTGGACATCGTCCAGGAGAACGGCCCCGAGCGCCTCGAACTCAAGCAGCGGATCTGGGCGACGGTCGAAGCGGCCGCCCCCGCCCAGGCCCTGCTGGCCAGCTCGACCTCCAGCATCCCGGCGACCGCCATCGCCGAGGGCATGCGGCAGCCCGAGCGCCTCATCGTGGGCCACCCCTTCAACCCCCCGCACCTCGTGCCGCTGGTCGAGATCGTGCCCGGCGCGCGGACCGCCCCGGCCACCGTCGAGGAGGCCACCGCCTTCTACACCGCGCTCGGCAAGAAGCCGCAGGTCCTGCGCGAGGAGGTGCCGGGCTTCGTCGCCAACCGCCTCCAGGCGGCCCTCTTCCGCGAGTGCGTCCACCTCGTCGCCGAGGGCGTGGTGACGGAGCAGCAGCTCGACGACGTCGTGACCTCCTCCATCGGTATGCGCTGGGCCGTGGCGGGCCCCTTCCGCACCTTCCATCTCGGCGGCGGCCCCGGCGGGCTCCCCCAGTTCATCGACCACCTCGGGCGCGGCATGGAGACCGGCCTGTGGCCGCTGCTGGGCAACCCCACCTTCGACGACGCCACCGTCGCCCTCCTCACCGAGCAGGCACGCGAGGCGTTCGGGAACGAATCCGTGGAACGGCTCGCCGCCGAACGCGACCGCGCGCAGATCGCCCTGATGCGCGCCCTCGGCGAGACCCCGGACGCCGAGCGCGCCCGCGTCTGA
- a CDS encoding CoA transferase: MDLTDKIKKAIAAPATDDAFDVHAATDEVLAGIGLKPGDTGGRITFEGADPVVPSTLRLGAASGVALVAKSAAVAALWKDRTGRGQDIHMDLRVGPHRLCPFYDGKWELLNGYVGGTPSLPNQAFANSFYRTADDRWMMPFNIYPNIKVAAQRLLGVGEVPEDVAAAIAKWNARELEQAGAEAGCVMPMVRTPAEILEEAQYRQVLSGLPLVEITRIGDSDPEPLPAGPTAPFDGVRALGMGHIIAGAGAGRALALHGADVLNLWRPYELEHDVTYLSTSVGVRSATVSPYTREGLERIHALQSGADVFYANRRPGFLDSIGLSEEESIARRPGLIHATVSLNGRSGPWKDYLGFDQTAGALTGLLHLEGDGDKPALPPITVVNDYLVSWFMTAGIAEALRRRAVDGGSYRVHVSLSRVALWILSLGIFEKSYAERIAGTGEPHAYPDPEVFTAETPLGHYQGVTDQVRMSDTPGAYRQILVPRGSQRAEWLPTG, from the coding sequence ATGGATCTCACCGACAAGATCAAGAAGGCCATCGCCGCCCCCGCCACGGACGACGCCTTCGACGTGCACGCCGCGACGGACGAGGTGCTCGCGGGCATCGGCCTGAAGCCGGGCGACACCGGCGGCAGGATCACCTTCGAGGGCGCGGACCCGGTCGTCCCCAGCACCCTGCGGCTGGGCGCGGCCTCCGGTGTCGCGCTGGTCGCCAAGTCCGCCGCCGTCGCCGCCCTGTGGAAGGACCGCACCGGGCGCGGCCAGGACATCCACATGGACCTGCGCGTCGGCCCGCACCGCCTGTGCCCGTTCTACGACGGGAAGTGGGAGCTCCTCAACGGCTATGTCGGCGGCACCCCCTCGCTGCCGAACCAGGCGTTCGCCAACTCCTTCTACCGCACCGCCGACGACCGCTGGATGATGCCGTTCAACATCTACCCCAACATCAAGGTCGCGGCGCAGCGGCTGCTCGGTGTGGGCGAGGTGCCCGAGGACGTCGCGGCCGCGATCGCCAAGTGGAACGCCCGGGAGCTGGAGCAGGCCGGCGCGGAGGCCGGGTGCGTGATGCCGATGGTGCGCACGCCCGCCGAGATCCTGGAGGAGGCGCAGTACCGGCAGGTGCTCTCCGGGCTGCCGCTGGTGGAGATCACCCGCATCGGCGACAGCGATCCCGAGCCGCTGCCCGCCGGCCCGACCGCGCCGTTCGACGGGGTACGCGCCCTGGGCATGGGCCACATCATCGCGGGCGCCGGAGCCGGCCGCGCCCTCGCCCTGCACGGCGCCGACGTGCTGAACCTGTGGCGGCCGTACGAACTGGAGCACGACGTCACCTACCTGAGCACCAGTGTGGGCGTGCGCTCCGCCACGGTCAGCCCCTACACGCGGGAGGGCCTGGAGCGGATCCACGCGCTCCAGTCCGGCGCCGATGTCTTCTACGCCAACCGCCGCCCGGGCTTCCTCGACTCCATCGGGCTGTCCGAGGAGGAGTCCATCGCGCGCCGACCCGGTCTGATCCACGCCACGGTCTCGCTGAACGGCCGCAGCGGCCCCTGGAAGGACTACCTGGGCTTCGACCAGACCGCAGGCGCGCTCACCGGGCTGCTCCACCTGGAGGGCGACGGCGACAAGCCGGCCCTGCCGCCCATCACCGTGGTCAACGACTACCTGGTCTCCTGGTTCATGACGGCCGGCATCGCCGAGGCGCTGCGCCGCCGCGCCGTGGACGGCGGCAGCTACCGCGTCCATGTCTCGCTGTCCCGCGTCGCCCTGTGGATCCTGTCGCTGGGCATCTTCGAGAAGTCGTATGCCGAGCGGATCGCGGGCACCGGCGAACCGCACGCCTACCCGGACCCCGAGGTCTTCACCGCCGAGACGCCGCTCGGGCACTACCAGGGCGTCACCGACCAGGTGAGGATGTCGGACACCCCCGGCGCCTACCGGCAGATCCTCGTGCCGCGCGGTTCCCAGCGGGCGGAGTGGCTGCCCACCGGCTGA
- a CDS encoding serine/threonine-protein kinase, which produces MPLHKDDPRSVGGYKLIDRLGAGGMGRVYRGRSRSGREVAVKVVHAEYAQNPVFRARFRQEIEAARRVSGAFTAAVVDADPEADAPWMATQYVRGHSLADRVRDQGPLRVTELRPLALGLVEALRDIHRAGVVHRDLKPANVLMAEDGPRVIDFGISRAVESHHTLTETGQVIGTPPFMSPEQFTDARTVGPASDVFSLGALLVWCVTGHGPFDADSPYLTGYRVVHNEPALDGVSGSVRAVLERCLAKEPADRPAPDRLALEFAEALPEPSPGEPETMTLRLPSARPAHPPLTSAPTSADRRSRWRGPRALLAVSGVLAAALTGYLLLDPPGEGGGTVRTTATAAGRWAPLPAGWKPWQTTASADAEQGVRKAPGYDGNRVPACVPDGGALYCAGSQLLPERVDAATGRTLWRSGIAPAGLPADRYVTNILGTYEGVVLVELTVSGTSGRGQGQSVLGLDARSGTRLWAHPVRTDSLGSAYAAGVTMTQEGDGGAVTVRSARDGTVRGQIPVPAGYDCYPLAAQDRPYVECITRAEGKHLTKFLVVDPADGSAHTLASPAEQRSFIGTLDGRLVFLESTDNDAPDSPDMVYTRIVRVDPRTGARSLTPLPERYRGGIPTLARGTLYLATSSGMVTAVSPLTGAKLWQTHTTLETPGQPSVDPAGRTVYLAGGSGRVAALDAARGTLLWESSARAEVLDGGLLPTVWFDQGALILAACDGKLFTLDPAHPDREPVPG; this is translated from the coding sequence GTGCCGCTACACAAGGACGATCCGAGATCCGTCGGCGGCTACAAGCTGATCGACCGGCTCGGCGCCGGCGGCATGGGCAGGGTCTACCGGGGCAGATCGCGTTCCGGACGCGAGGTCGCCGTCAAGGTCGTGCACGCCGAATACGCCCAGAACCCCGTCTTCCGGGCCCGCTTCCGGCAGGAGATCGAGGCCGCCCGCCGGGTGAGCGGCGCCTTCACCGCGGCCGTGGTGGACGCCGACCCGGAGGCCGACGCGCCCTGGATGGCCACCCAGTACGTGCGCGGCCACTCCCTCGCGGACCGGGTCCGCGACCAAGGCCCGTTGCGCGTGACCGAGTTGCGGCCGCTGGCTCTCGGCCTGGTGGAGGCGCTGCGGGACATCCACCGGGCCGGGGTGGTGCACCGCGACCTGAAGCCGGCCAACGTCCTGATGGCCGAGGACGGCCCCCGCGTCATCGACTTCGGCATCTCCCGCGCCGTGGAGAGCCACCACACCCTCACCGAGACCGGGCAGGTGATCGGCACCCCGCCCTTCATGTCCCCGGAGCAGTTCACCGACGCCCGCACGGTCGGCCCCGCCTCGGACGTCTTCTCGCTCGGCGCGCTGCTGGTGTGGTGCGTCACCGGACACGGTCCCTTCGACGCCGACAGCCCCTATCTGACCGGCTACCGGGTCGTCCACAACGAGCCCGCCCTCGACGGCGTGTCCGGCTCCGTGCGCGCGGTGCTGGAGCGCTGCCTGGCCAAGGAGCCCGCCGACCGGCCCGCACCGGACCGGCTGGCCCTGGAGTTCGCCGAGGCCCTGCCGGAGCCGTCCCCGGGCGAACCGGAGACGATGACGCTGCGGCTGCCCTCCGCGCGCCCCGCGCACCCGCCCCTCACCAGCGCCCCGACCAGCGCCGACCGCCGTTCCCGATGGCGCGGCCCCCGGGCGCTGCTGGCGGTGTCCGGCGTGCTGGCCGCCGCCCTGACCGGCTATCTCCTGCTCGACCCGCCGGGCGAGGGCGGCGGCACGGTACGGACCACCGCCACGGCCGCCGGACGCTGGGCCCCGCTCCCGGCCGGCTGGAAACCGTGGCAGACGACCGCGTCCGCCGACGCCGAGCAGGGCGTGCGGAAGGCACCGGGATACGACGGCAACCGGGTACCGGCGTGCGTACCGGACGGTGGCGCCCTCTACTGCGCGGGCAGCCAACTCCTCCCGGAACGGGTCGACGCCGCCACCGGACGCACCCTGTGGCGCTCCGGCATCGCCCCCGCCGGGCTACCGGCCGACCGGTACGTCACGAATATCCTCGGCACGTACGAGGGCGTGGTGCTCGTGGAGCTGACGGTCAGCGGCACGAGCGGCAGAGGACAGGGGCAGTCCGTCCTCGGGCTCGACGCCAGGAGCGGCACCCGGCTCTGGGCCCACCCCGTGCGCACCGACAGCCTGGGCTCGGCCTACGCCGCCGGGGTGACGATGACGCAGGAGGGCGACGGCGGCGCGGTGACCGTCCGCTCGGCGCGCGACGGAACGGTGCGCGGGCAGATCCCCGTACCCGCCGGATACGACTGCTACCCGCTCGCCGCGCAAGACCGCCCGTACGTGGAGTGCATCACCCGCGCGGAGGGCAAGCACCTCACGAAGTTCCTCGTGGTCGACCCCGCCGACGGGTCCGCGCACACCCTTGCGTCACCCGCCGAGCAGCGGAGCTTCATCGGGACCCTGGACGGCCGGCTGGTCTTCCTGGAATCGACCGACAACGACGCGCCCGACAGCCCCGACATGGTCTACACCCGTATCGTGCGGGTCGACCCGCGCACCGGGGCGCGATCGCTGACCCCCCTGCCCGAGCGGTACCGGGGAGGCATCCCGACCCTGGCCCGCGGCACGCTCTACCTCGCCACCTCCAGCGGCATGGTCACGGCCGTCTCGCCCCTGACCGGGGCCAAGCTGTGGCAGACCCACACGACCCTGGAGACGCCCGGCCAGCCGTCGGTGGACCCGGCCGGCCGTACCGTGTACCTGGCCGGCGGGAGCGGCCGGGTGGCCGCCCTCGACGCGGCCCGCGGCACCCTGCTGTGGGAGTCCTCGGCCCGCGCGGAGGTGCTGGACGGCGGCCTGCTGCCCACGGTGTGGTTCGACCAGGGCGCGCTGATCCTCGCGGCCTGCGACGGCAAGCTCTTCACCCTCGACCCGGCCCACCCGGACCGCGAACCCGTACCGGGGTGA